One segment of Castanea sativa cultivar Marrone di Chiusa Pesio chromosome 3, ASM4071231v1 DNA contains the following:
- the LOC142627107 gene encoding uncharacterized protein LOC142627107, with amino-acid sequence MGTMNIMKINNVVFTSLCFLFLVLVLVLLQNPTRVSAKEPKQASSPPRGWNSYDSFCWTISEEEFLQNAEIISMRLLPHKYKYVVVDYLWYRRKVKGAYTDSLGFDVIDEWGRMAPDPKRWPSSKGGKGFTKVAKEVHRMGLKFGIHVMRGISTQAVNANTPILDINTGRVYEEFGRKWNAKDIGIKERACAWMPNGFMSVDTKLGAGRAFLRSLYQQYAEWGVDFVKHDCVFGDDLDINEITYVSEVLKQLDRPIVYSLSPGTGVTPSMAKDVSGLVNMYRITGDDWDTWGDVAAHFNITRDFSIANMIGAKGLRGKSWPDLDMLPLGWLTDPGSNEGPHRTSRLLPDEQRTQMTLWSMAKSPLMFGGDVRRLDGATYNLLTNPTLLEINSFSLNNMEFPYITSTKNFKSLDSQSGRYLTDVSTSDTHVLSLTSCTNSKAIGWSIKALDQDLEQICWKEHLGSNKHQEPFCLYKKEPQFSSDEWMSHKQQYQGKLQLFATDRMEFCLGGSPNQKLTSKELKSGAFVPCRWHTNQMWELSVNGTLANSYSGLCATVNSIKAEVGPGGTRSWIATGRKGEIYVAFFNLNPERTVISAKISDMAKVLPGKIFNGNSCQCKEVWSGKDIRVRKQTISRGVKAHGCALFVLKCK; translated from the exons atgggtaCCATGAATATAATGAAGATCAACAATGTTGTCTTCACCTCTCTCTGCTTTCTCTtccttgttcttgttcttgttcttcttcaaAACCCAACAAG GGTATCTGCTAAAGAACCAAAACAAGCGAGCTCCCCACCTAGAGGTTGGAACTCGTATGATTCCTTTTGCTGGACCATATCTGAAGAAGAGTTCTTGCAAAATGCTGAAATCATATCTATGCGGCTACTTCCCCATAAATATAAG TATGTTGTGGTGGATTATCTTTGGTATCGAAGAAAGGTCAAAGGTGCTTACACTGACTCTCTAggatttgatgtaattgatGAATGGGGGAGGATGGCCCCTGACCCAAAGAGGTGGCCTTCCTCCAAAGGCGGGAAAGGGTTCACTAAAGTAGCCAAGGAAGTGCATAGGATGGGTTTGAAGTTTGGGATTCATGTTATGAGAGGAATAAGTACACAGGCAGTGAATGCAAACACCCCTATCTTGGACATAAACACG gGACGTGTTTATGAAGAGTTTGGCAGAAAGTGGAATGCAAAAGATATAGGGATTAAGGAAAGGGCATGTGCATGGATGCCGAACGGTTTCATGAGTGTAGATACCAAGTTGGGAGCAGGAAGAGCCTTCTTGAGGTCACTCTATCAACAGTATGCTGAGTGGGGTGTTGATTTTG TGAAACATGACTGTGTGTTTGGAGATGACTTGGATATAAATGAAATAACCTATGTGTCAGAG GTTCTTAAGCAACTTGACCGCCCCATAGTGTATTCACTGTCTCCTGGAACCGGTGTGACCCCATCAATGGCCAAGGATGTGAGTGGACTAGTGAACATGTACCGCATTACTGGGGATGATTGGGATACATGGGGAGATGTTGCTGCTCATTTCAATATTACAAG GGACTTTTCTATCGCTAATATGATAGGAGCAAAGGGCTTGAGGGGGAAGTCATGGCCTGACTTGGATATGCTACCACTAGGATGGCTTACTGATCCAg GTTCAAATGAAGGTCCACACAGAACATCTAGGCTTCTTCCAGATGAGCAAAGAACTCAG ATGACCTTGTGGTCTATGGCTAAGTCTCCTCTCATGTTTGGAGGAGATGTGAGAAGGCTAGATGGGGCCACATACAACCTTTTAACAAATCCTACTCTGTTAGAGATAAATTCTTTCAGCTTAAATAATATGGAG TTTCCTTATATTACTAGTACAAAGAATTTTAAGAGTCTTGACAGCCAATCAGGAAGATATCTGACAGATGTAAGTACATCGGATACACATGTTTTGAGCCTCACTAGCTGCACAAATTCAAAAGCAATTGGGTGGTCTATTAAAGCTCTGGACCAAGACCTTGAACAAATCTGCTGGAAAGAACACTTAGGAAGCAACAAGCATCAAGAGCCATTTTGCCTATACAAGAAAGAGCCTCAATTTTCATC AGATGAATGGATGTCCcacaaacaacaatatcaagGGAAACTCCAATTATTTGCAACTGATAGAATGGAATTTTGCTTGGGGGGTTCTCCAAATCAAAAGCTTACTTCAAAAGAGCTAAAGAGTGGTGCATTTGTACCATGCAGATGGCACACAaatcag ATGTGGGAGCTGAGCGTTAATGGAACTTTGGCAAATAGCTATTCTGGTCTATGTGCAACAGTAAACTCTATCAAAG CTGAAGTCGGTCCTGGTGGAACTCGTTCTTGGATCGCAACTGGAAGAAAAG GAGAAATATATGTTGCTTTTTTCAATCTGAACCCTGAGAGGACAGTAATATCTGCAAAGATATCGGACATGGCTAAGGTACTTCCTGGTAAAATCTTCAATGGAAATTCCTGTCAGTGCAAAGAAGTATGGAGTGGAAAAGACATTAGAGTTAGAAAGCAGACTATATCAAGGGGAGTAAAAGCTCATGGCTGTGCTCTATTTGTCCTGAAATGTAAGTAG